The Dendropsophus ebraccatus isolate aDenEbr1 chromosome 3, aDenEbr1.pat, whole genome shotgun sequence genome includes a region encoding these proteins:
- the LOC138786562 gene encoding proteinase-activated receptor 1-like, which produces MAIIIFLFKIRVRRPAVVYMLNLAIADVLFVIFLPFTIIYRFSGNDWLVGEEMCRIVTAAFYSNMYCSILLMTGISVDRYLAVVYPIHSLYWRTTTRAWVACMFIWTLSISSTVPLLITKQAYVINDLNITTCYDLLSFETQQSFFFNYFTTYISLLFFLPLLITTFCYICVIRKLSSSEINSTFTRSRAVLLTVTVLVVFVLCFGPTNIIFLIHCLGYKETNFLYFAYVTCSCISSISCCLDPLIYYFGSSKCHRYLRKILCCKIDSDSEGNPVYGTKSTS; this is translated from the coding sequence atggCAATCATCATATTTCTTTTCAAGATAAGAGTTAGGAGGCCAGCGGTGGTTTATATGTTGAACCTGGCCATTGCTGACGTGCTCTTTGTAATTTTCCTTCCTTTCACCATTATATATCGATTCTCTGGGAATGACTGGCTTGTTGGAGAAGAGATGTGTCGTATTGTCACTGCTGCATTTTACAGTAATATGTACTGCTCCATCCTGCTGATGACCGGCATCAGTGTGGACAGATACCTGGCTGTGGTCTATCCAATACACTCTCTCTACTGGCGGACAACAACCCGGGCTTGGGTGGCCTGTATGTTTATTTGGACTCTATCCATATCCAGCACTGTGCCCCTTCTTATAACTAAGCAAGCCTATGTTATCAATGATCTCAATATCACAACCTGTTATGATTTGCTCTCATTTGAAACTCAACAGAGCTTTTTCTTTAACTATTTTACCACTTATATCTCCCTCTTATTCTTTTTACCGTTATTGATCACGACcttctgctacatctgtgttaTCAGAAAACTGAGCTCCTCAGAAATCAACAGCACATTTACTAGATCCCGAGCTGTGCTTCTAACTGTGACTGTATTAGTCGTCTTTGTACTTTGCTTTGGACCGACTAATATCATCTTTTTAATTCACTGCCTGGGTTACAAAGAAACAAATTTTTTGTACTTTGCTTATGTCACTTGCTCCTGTATCAGCAGTATTAGTTGCTGTCTTGATCCACTTATCTATTACTTTGGATCCTCAAAGTGCCACAGGTACCTACGCAAGATACTGTGCTGCAAAATAGATAGTGATTCAGAAGGAAATCCAGTCTATGGTACTAAAAGTACATCATGA